One genomic region from Simkaniaceae bacterium encodes:
- a CDS encoding putative addiction module antidote protein produces MAKNKNYQEWLLEKLKDHDEAVSYLNAALEESLKGDEESQHLFLVAIRNVAEAQGGVGNLAKKAGIGRESLYKTLSEKGNPKWHTLVSLVIALGLNLRLT; encoded by the coding sequence ATGGCAAAAAATAAAAATTATCAAGAGTGGCTTTTAGAAAAGCTAAAGGATCACGATGAAGCAGTTAGCTATCTCAATGCTGCCTTAGAAGAAAGTCTTAAAGGTGATGAAGAATCTCAGCATCTTTTCCTCGTCGCTATTCGCAATGTTGCTGAAGCACAAGGTGGTGTTGGGAATCTCGCAAAAAAAGCGGGTATTGGAAGAGAAAGTCTCTATAAAACTCTTTCAGAAAAGGGCAATCCTAAATGGCATACTCTTGTTTCATTGGTGATTGCTTTGGGGTTGAACTTACGATTAACTTAA